A DNA window from Zingiber officinale cultivar Zhangliang chromosome 3A, Zo_v1.1, whole genome shotgun sequence contains the following coding sequences:
- the LOC122051097 gene encoding uncharacterized protein LOC122051097 isoform X2, which translates to MAATILLGNVALLVDASSTRVAMATERFHGGCVSGKGWLPELHMSHPTRKEPAAVPAPLAAQAMGFHDAAESSGEPSASSMMARRRRRSALSKVAASTGYSGNGGNGEDDDESLDWEENLRSRLKELEEMKELEKRAEELVAEGAGGDEEETEEEKRERVRRELEKVAKEQAERRKTAKLMFELGQKAYGKGMYSRAIDFLEAALTIVPGPTLLGGEIQIWLAMAYEANNRHRDCIALYKQLEKSHPSVSIRRQAAELRYILQAPKLKISKDEMVTIPLIGSSYDRCSIQADILVR; encoded by the exons ATGGCCGCTACGATTCTCCTAGGTAACGTGGCGCTGCTGGTGGATGCGAGCTCGACCAGGGTCGCCATGGCCACCGAACGCTTCCACGGTGGATGCGTTAGCGGCAAGGGTTGGCTTCCGGAATTGCACATGTCGCACCCTACCAGGAAGGAGCCCGCCGCTGTCCCGGCTCCCTTGGCTGCTCAGGCCATGGGGTTCCACGATGCGGCAGAATCCTCCGGCGAACCATCGGCCTCCTCTATGATGGCCCGTCGACGGCGGAGGAGCGCTCTGTCCAAGGTCGCAGCTTCAACTGGCTACTCGGGGAACGGTGGAaatggagaggatgatgatgagaGCCTCGATTGGGAGGAGAACCTACGAAGCCGGCTGAAGGAATTGGAGGAGatgaaggagcttgagaagcgcGCTGAGGAGTTGGTCGCGGAAGGCGCCGGAGGGGATGAGGAGGAgactgaggaagagaagagggaaaggGTCCGAAGGGAGCTCGAAAAG GTCGCCAAAGAGCAGGCAGAACGAAGGAAAACCGCCAAACTGATGTTTGAACTTGGGCAGAAAGCCTATGGAAAGGGGATGTATTCACGGGCCATTGATTTTCTTGAGGCTGCTCTTACCATCGTCCCGGGGCCGACACTCTTGGGTGGTGAG ATTCAGATATGGCTTGCAATGGCTTATGAGGCCAACAACCGTCATAGAGACTGCATTGCCTTGTACAAGCAGTTGGAGAAGTCACATCCGAGTGTCAGTATTAGACGTCAGGCTGCTGAGCTCCGTTATATTTTGCAAGCACCAAAGCTTAAGATATCCAAGGATGAGATGGTCACAATACCACTAATTGGATCAAGTTATGACCG TTGTAGTATACAGGCTGATATTCTTGTTAGATAA